A DNA window from Hevea brasiliensis isolate MT/VB/25A 57/8 chromosome 2, ASM3005281v1, whole genome shotgun sequence contains the following coding sequences:
- the LOC110669058 gene encoding gibberellin 20 oxidase 2, whose product MSIDLCTSNMAMHLAAQPPHPTHEPKIEQQEPFVFDASILQHQSNIPSQFIWPDHEKPCLESPELVIPPIDLGGFLSGDPSAVSKASLLINEACTKHGFFLVVNHGIDSQLIAKAHEYMDMFFGMPLAEKQRAQRKIGDHCGYASSFTGRFSSKLPWKETLSFRYSDDDQFSNIVQEYFLKMMGEEFKQFGNVYQEYCEAMNTLSLGIMELLGFSLGVGREFFREFFEGNDSMMRLNHYPPCQKPDLTLGTGPHCDPTSLTILHQDAIGGLQVFVDEKWQFVRPDPEVFVVNIGDTFMALSNGIFKSCLHRAVVNNKKVRKSLAFFLCPNMEKVVKPPNTLVNSNNPRKYPDFTWSNLLEFTQKHYRADMKTLDAFSSWLQQNS is encoded by the exons ATGTCAATTGATCTCTGTACTTCAAACATGGCAATGCATCTAGCTGCTCAACCTCCTCACCCAACTCACGAACCAAAAATTGAACAACAAGAACCTTTTGTTTTTGACGCCTCCATTCTTCAACACCAATCCAACATACCCTCTCAGTTCATTTGGCCTGACCATGAGAAACCCTGCCTTGAGTCTCCGGAGCTTGTAATCCCTCCTATTGACTTGGGAGGCTTCCTGTCTGGAGACCCTTCGGCTGTCTCGAAAGCTTCTCTGCTCATTAATGAGGCATGCACGAAACATGGATTCTTTCTAGTTGTTAATCATGGAATTGATTCGCAGCTTATAGCTAAAGCTCATGAGTACATGGACATGTTCTTTGGCATGCCACTAGCAGAGAAGCAAAGAGCTCAGAGAAAGATAGGAGACCACTGTGGATATGCTAGTAGCTTCACTGGCAGGTTCTCCTCTAAACTTCCATGGAAAGAAACACTTTCTTTTCGATATTCTGATGATGATCAGTTCTCCAACATTGTCCAAGAATACTTCTTGAAGATGATGGGAGAAGAATTCAAACAATTTGG GAACGTGTACCAAGAATACTGTGAAGCCATGAACACTCTATCCCTTGGGATTATGGAGCTTTTGGGATTCAGTCTAGGAGTTGGCCGAGAATTCTTCAGAGAATTCTTCGAAGGAAATGATTCCATGATGAGATTAAATCACTATCCTCCCTGCCAAAAACCGGATTTAACTCTCGGAACTGGGCCTCACTGTGACCCCACTTCCTTAACAATCCTTCATCAGGATGCAATTGGTGGCCTCCAAGTGTTCGTCGATGAAAAATGGCAATTCGTTCGTCCGGATCCTGAAGTTTTTGTTGTCAATATCGGTGACACATTCATG GCTCTATCAAATGGCATTTTCAAGAGTTGCTTGCACAGAGCAGTGGTGAATAACAAAAAGGTAAGGAAATCCCTTGCTTTCTTTCTATGTCCAAACATGGAAAAGGTGGTGAAGCCACCGAATACGTTGGTCAACTCCAACAATCCAAGGAAGTACCCAGACTTCACATGGTCAAACCTTCTAGAATTCACTCAGAAGCATTACAGGGCTGATATGAAAACCCTAGATGCCTTCAGTAGCTGgttgcaacagaacagctga
- the LOC110669057 gene encoding polygalacturonate 4-alpha-galacturonosyltransferase isoform X1 yields MALKRGLSAAGSHRNRGGGGGSRLPIALVIFFSVLAPLIFFVGQGLYTSASIDQSKIPVLFNKQDLDWRERLALQNIKSLLSKEVIDVITARTTDLGPLSLDSFRKNNLSASWKVIGVETPVTTSEPQRTARVTKQEAPRGKGDDISDDHSQFIDTPAKLARRQLREKRREKRVADLVRQDNEAILKLENSAIERTKSVDTAVLGKYSIWRKENENENSDSTVRLMRDQMIMARVYISIAKMKNKLDLLHELQIRLKESQRALGEAMADSDLHHSAPEKMKAMGQVLSKVREQLYDCKLITGKLRAMLQTADEQVRSLKKQSTFLSQLAAKTVPNGIHCLSMRLTIEYYLLPLEKRRFPRSENFENPDLYHYALFSDNVLAASVVVNSTIMNAKDPSKHVFHLVTDKLNFGAMNMWFLLNPPGKATIHVENVDEFKWLNSSYCPVLRQLESAAMKEYYFKANHPTSLSSGSSNLKYRNPKYLSMLNHLRFYLPQVYPKLDKILFLDDDIVVQKDLTGLWSVNLNGKVNGAVETCGESFHRFDKYLNFSNPHIARNFDPNACGWAYGMNIFDLKEWKKRDITGIYHKWQNMNEDRVLWKLGTLPPGLITFYGLTHPLEKSWHVLGLGYNPSGDRSDIENAAVIHYNGNMKPWLEIAMTKYRSYWTKYIKYDHPYLRSCNLSE; encoded by the exons ATGGCGTTGAAGCGGGGATTATCCGCTGCCGGTAGCCACAGGAACCGAGGCGGAGGCGGTGGATCTAGATTGCCTATTGCCCTTGTCATTTTCTTTTCTGTTCTGGCGCCGTTGATTTTCTTTGTTGGCCAAGGTCTCTATACAAGTGCTTCTATTG ATCAAAGTAAAATTCCAGTTCTTTTTAATAAGCAG GACTTGGATTGGAGAGAACGGCTGGCCTTGCAAAACATTAAATCCCTTCTCTCAAAAGAA GTCATTGATGTTATCACAGCCAGGACAACAGATTTGGGGCCTTTAAGTCTTGATTCTTTCAGGAAAAACAATTTATCAGCTTCATGGAAAGTTATAGGGGTAGAGACGCCTGTCACCACATCTGAG CCACAAAGAACAGCAAGAGTCACTAAGCAAGAAGCACCAAGGGGCAAAGGGGACGACATCTCTG ATGATCATTCTCAATTCATTGACACCCCTGCAAAACTAGCTCGAAGG CAATTGAGAGAAAAAAGACGGGAAAAGCGTGTGGCTGACTTGGTGCGGCAAGATAATGAAGcgattttaaagcttgaaaattcaGCCATTGAACGCACTAAATCAGTTGACACTGCAGTTCTGGGAAAGTACAGTATATGGCGGAAAGAAAATGAGAATGAGAACTCTGATTCAACAGTACGCTTAATGCGGGATCAGATGATAATGGCAAGGGTATATATCAGCATTGCAAAGATGAAGAACAAGCTTGACTTGCTCCATGAACTACAGATTCGGCTCAAGGAGAGTCAGCGTGCCCTAGGAGAGGCAATGGCTGATTCTGATCTGCATCACAG TGCACCTGAGAAAATGAAAGCTATGGGCCAAGTTCTGTCAAAAGTGAGAGAACAATTGTACGACTGCAAGTTGATCACTGGAAAGCTCAGAGCGATGCTTCAAACAGCAGATGAGCAAGTTAGGAGCTTAAAAAAACAGAGCACATTCCTGAGTCAGTTAGCTGCGAAAACGGTTCCCAATGGAATTCATTGCTTGTCTATGCGCCTAACAATAGAATACTATCTCCTTCCTCTAGAGAAGAGAAGGTTCCCTAGAAGTGAGAATTTTGAAAATCCTGATCTTTATCATTATGCTCTCTTCTCTGACAATGTCCTGGCTGCATCAGTAGTTGTCAACTCAACCATCATGAATGCCAAG GATCCTTCCAAGCATGTGTTCCATCTTGTTACTGATAAGCTTAACTTTGGAGCTATGAATATGTGGTTTCTATTGAACCCTCCTGGAAAAGCCACTATCCATGTTGAAAATGTTGATGAATTCAAGTGGCTTAACTCATCCTATTGTCCAGTTCTGCGGCAGCTTGAGTCTGCTGCAATGAAAGAGTATTACTTTAAGGCAAATCATCCAACCTCGCTTTCATCCGGTTCTTCAAACTTGAAGTATCGGAACCCAAAGTATCTTTCAATGCTGAACCACCTGAGGTTCTACCTTCCACAGGTCTATCCCAAGTTAGATAAGATCCTGTTTCTCGATGATGACATTGTTGTTCAGAAAGATTTAACTGGATTATGGTCAGTAAAtctgaatggaaaagtgaatgggGCAGTGGAAACCTGTGGTGAAAGCTTCCATCGGTTTGACAAGTACCTAAACTTCTCAAATCCTCATATTGCAAGAAACTTTGATCCAAATGCTTGTGGGTGGGCATATGGGATGAATATTTTTGATCTTAAGGAATGGAAAAAGAGGGATATCACTGGCATATATCACAAGTGGCAAAACATG AATGAAGATAGGgtactttggaagcttggaacatTGCCTCCAGGCCTGATTACATTTTATGGTCTGACACATCCACTTGAGAAGTCATGGCATGTGCTTGGTTTGGGTTACAATCCAAGCGGTGATCGGTCAGATATTGAAAATGCAGCAGTTATCCACTATAACGGCAACATGAAGCCATGGTTGGAGATAGCAATGACAAAGTACCGGTCATACTGGACCAAATACATTAAGTATGATCATCCATACCTTCGAAGCTGCAATCTAAGTGAATGA
- the LOC110669059 gene encoding glyoxylate/hydroxypyruvate reductase HPR3, giving the protein MASTDPQESVQELSPLPKVLVPKIPPSFCIIGEEPFTSTKFQYLKAYESPLPLDQFLATHAHSVKAILSTASAPVTADLLQLLPAVRLVVTTSAGLNQIDLPECRRRGIAVANVATVYSADVADLAVGLLIDVLRKISASNRYVKQGNWPTRGDYPLGSKLGGKRVGIVGLGNIGYEVAKRLEAFGCCISYNSRKKKPYVSYPFYENVCELAANCDALIICCGLTDQTRHLINKEVLSALGKKGVIVNIGRGPIIDEKEMVRFLMEGKIAGAGLDVFENEPDVAKEFFALDNVVLSPHCAVFTPESVKDLSELVVGNLEAFFSNKPLLSEYVDE; this is encoded by the exons ATGGCATCAACCGATCCTCAAGAATCCGTTCAAGAACTCTCACCGCTCCCAAAGGTTCTAGTTCCCAAAATACCACCGTCTTTCTGCATCATTGGGGAAGAGCCCTTTACCTCCACCAAATTCCAGTACTTGAAAGCATACGAGTCTCCGCTCCCTCTTGATCAGTTCTTGGCCACTCATGCGCACTCCGTAAAGGCAATCCTTTCTACCGCAAGTGCTCCCGTCACTGCTGACCTCCTGCAGTTGCTGCCGGCGGTGCGCCTTGTCGTCACCACCAGCGCCGGCCTCAACCAGATTGACCTCCCTGAATGCCGGCGTCGTGGAATAGCGGTCGCTAACGTAGCCACTGTCTATTCTGCTGACGTCGCAGATCTTGCTGTTGGTTTGTTGATCGATGTTTTGAGGAAGATTTCGGCAAGCAATCGCTACGTCAAGCAAGGGAATTGGCCCACCAGAGGGGACTATCCTCTTGGTTCTAAG TTGGGAGGAAAGCGGGTTGGAATTGTTGGACTGGGAAATATTGGGTATGAAGTTGCTAAAAGGCTTGAAGCCTTTGGTTGCTGTATCTCTTATAACTCCAGGAAGAAAAAGCCATATGTCTCGTACCCTTTCTATGAAAATGTCTGTGAACTTGCAGCCAATTGCGATGCCCTCATCATCTGTTGCGGGTTGACAGACCAAACCCGCCACCTGATCAATAAGGAAGTCTTATCAGCACTGGGGAAGAAAGGAGTCATTGTTAATATCGGACGTGGGCCTATTATTGATGAAAAGGAAATGGTAAGGTTTTTGATGGAAGGAAAGATTGCAGGCGCTGGCTTGGATGTGTTTGAGAATGAGCCTGATGTTGCTAAGGAGTTTTTTGCATTGGATAACGTTGTGCTGTCGCCACATTGTGCTGTCTTTACGCCAGAATCAGTGAAGGATTTAAGTGAACTTGTGGTGGGGAATCTGGAAGCTTTCTTCTCAAACAAACCATTACTTTCTGAATATGTGGATGAATGA
- the LOC110669061 gene encoding glyoxylate/hydroxypyruvate reductase HPR3: MENKDHNQNHQSEDLPQVLLLKPTPVMAVLGEHQFSSNKYQFLKAWESPLPLYQFLTKYANSIQAILCSGAAPVTDDLLQLLPSVRLVVAASAGTNHIDLMACCRRGISVTNAGNVFSDDGADAAVGLLFDILRKISAADRYVRQGLWVKKGDYALGSKLGGKRIGIVGLGGIGLQVAKRLEAFGCIISYNSRKKKTFVSYPFYSNICELAADSDALIICCALTDQTRHMINKEVLSALGKEGFIVNIGRGAIIDEKELVRCLVEGEIAGAGLDVFEKEPDIPKQLLELENVVLSPHKAVFTPESFLALSELVVGNLEAFFSNLPLLSPVMDE; the protein is encoded by the exons ATGGAAAATAAAGATCACAATCAGAATCACCAATCCGAAGATCTCCCACAAGTCCTGCTCTTAAAACCAACCCCAGTTATGGCGGTTCTTGGAGAGCATCAATTTTCATCAAACAAATATCAGTTCTTGAAAGCATGGGAATCGCCGCTTCCTCTTTACCAGTTCCTCACCAAATATGCCAATTCTATCCAAGCCATTCTCTGCTCTGGTGCTGCTCCTGTCACTGACGACCTACTCCAGTTACTTCCCTCGGTGAGATTAGTTGTCGCTGCCAGTGCTGGTACCAACCACATCGACCTAATGGCCTGTTGCCGACGGGGAATTTCGGTCACCAATGCCGGGAACGTGTTTTCGGACGACGGTGCGGACGCTGCGGTGGGTTTGTTGTTTGATATTTTGAGAAAGATTTCCGCTGCTGATCGGTACGTGAGGCAGGGCCTTTGGGTCAAGAAAGGGGACTATGCTCTTGGTTCTAAG CTGGGAGGGAAGCGAATTGGGATAGTTGGATTGGGAGGCATAGGCTTACAAGTTGCTAAAAGACTGGAGGCTTTTGGCTGCATTATTTCTTACAATTCAAGAAAGAAAAAGACGTTTGTTTCATACCCATTCTATTCCAATATTTGTGAACTCGCAGCTGATAGTGATGCTCTCATTATTTGTTGTGCCTTGACGGATCAAACCCGCCACATGATCAACAAGGAAGTCTTGAGTGCATTAGGAAAAGAAGGATTCATAGTTAACATTGGACGTGGAGCTATCATTGATGAGAAGGAATTGGTGAGGTGTTTGGTGGAAGGAGAGATTGCGGGTGCAGGGTTGGATGTGTTTGAGAAGGAGCCTGATATTCCTAAACAGCTCCTTGAATTGGAAAATGTTGTTTTATCTCCGCATAAAGCTGTCTTTACACCCGAATCTTTCCTGGCTTTGAGTGAACTTGTGGTGGGGAATTTGGAAGCTTTCTTCTCTAACTTGCCGTTACTTTCTCCAGTCATGGATGAATGA
- the LOC110669056 gene encoding histone deacetylase complex subunit SAP18, whose translation MAGVLEVQKRPGGRPLGPPPRGPPPLQPVDREKTCPLLLRVFTKIGNHHSKEEFAVRGKEPKDEVQIYTWKDATLRELTDLVKEVAPAARRRDARLSFAFVYPDKNGRFVVREVGKTYSNRNGKLDDGKALAELGFQIGDYLDVAIL comes from the exons ATGGCGGGAGTGCTGGAAGTACAAAAGAGACCGGGAGGACGGCCGTTGGGCCCCCCTCCGAGAGGTCCTCCTCCTCTTCAGCCAGTTGATCGTGAAAAG ACTTGTCCCTTATTGCTTCGCGTTTTCACGAAG ATAGGAAATCATCATTCCAAGGAAGAATTTGCAGTGAGAGGCAAGGAGCCCAAGGATGAGGTTCAAATCTATACATGGAAGGACGCCACACTTCGGGAGTTAACTGATCTG GTCAAAGAGGTGGCTCCAGCAGCAAGGAGAAGAGATGCAAGATTGTCCTTCGCTTTTGTATATCCTGACAAAAATGGCCGCTTTGTGGTGCGAGAG GTTGGAAAGACCTACTCTAACAGAAATGGGAAATTAGATGATGGCAAAGCATTGGCTGAGCTGGGCTTCCAG ATTGGAGATTACTTGGATGTTGCAATTCTATAG
- the LOC110669057 gene encoding polygalacturonate 4-alpha-galacturonosyltransferase isoform X2, giving the protein MHAHRPTLTLSVMNIYDQSKIPVLFNKQDLDWRERLALQNIKSLLSKEVIDVITARTTDLGPLSLDSFRKNNLSASWKVIGVETPVTTSEPQRTARVTKQEAPRGKGDDISDDHSQFIDTPAKLARRQLREKRREKRVADLVRQDNEAILKLENSAIERTKSVDTAVLGKYSIWRKENENENSDSTVRLMRDQMIMARVYISIAKMKNKLDLLHELQIRLKESQRALGEAMADSDLHHSAPEKMKAMGQVLSKVREQLYDCKLITGKLRAMLQTADEQVRSLKKQSTFLSQLAAKTVPNGIHCLSMRLTIEYYLLPLEKRRFPRSENFENPDLYHYALFSDNVLAASVVVNSTIMNAKDPSKHVFHLVTDKLNFGAMNMWFLLNPPGKATIHVENVDEFKWLNSSYCPVLRQLESAAMKEYYFKANHPTSLSSGSSNLKYRNPKYLSMLNHLRFYLPQVYPKLDKILFLDDDIVVQKDLTGLWSVNLNGKVNGAVETCGESFHRFDKYLNFSNPHIARNFDPNACGWAYGMNIFDLKEWKKRDITGIYHKWQNMNEDRVLWKLGTLPPGLITFYGLTHPLEKSWHVLGLGYNPSGDRSDIENAAVIHYNGNMKPWLEIAMTKYRSYWTKYIKYDHPYLRSCNLSE; this is encoded by the exons ATGCATGCACACAGACCCACACTCACTCTTTCTGTAATGAACATTTATG ATCAAAGTAAAATTCCAGTTCTTTTTAATAAGCAG GACTTGGATTGGAGAGAACGGCTGGCCTTGCAAAACATTAAATCCCTTCTCTCAAAAGAA GTCATTGATGTTATCACAGCCAGGACAACAGATTTGGGGCCTTTAAGTCTTGATTCTTTCAGGAAAAACAATTTATCAGCTTCATGGAAAGTTATAGGGGTAGAGACGCCTGTCACCACATCTGAG CCACAAAGAACAGCAAGAGTCACTAAGCAAGAAGCACCAAGGGGCAAAGGGGACGACATCTCTG ATGATCATTCTCAATTCATTGACACCCCTGCAAAACTAGCTCGAAGG CAATTGAGAGAAAAAAGACGGGAAAAGCGTGTGGCTGACTTGGTGCGGCAAGATAATGAAGcgattttaaagcttgaaaattcaGCCATTGAACGCACTAAATCAGTTGACACTGCAGTTCTGGGAAAGTACAGTATATGGCGGAAAGAAAATGAGAATGAGAACTCTGATTCAACAGTACGCTTAATGCGGGATCAGATGATAATGGCAAGGGTATATATCAGCATTGCAAAGATGAAGAACAAGCTTGACTTGCTCCATGAACTACAGATTCGGCTCAAGGAGAGTCAGCGTGCCCTAGGAGAGGCAATGGCTGATTCTGATCTGCATCACAG TGCACCTGAGAAAATGAAAGCTATGGGCCAAGTTCTGTCAAAAGTGAGAGAACAATTGTACGACTGCAAGTTGATCACTGGAAAGCTCAGAGCGATGCTTCAAACAGCAGATGAGCAAGTTAGGAGCTTAAAAAAACAGAGCACATTCCTGAGTCAGTTAGCTGCGAAAACGGTTCCCAATGGAATTCATTGCTTGTCTATGCGCCTAACAATAGAATACTATCTCCTTCCTCTAGAGAAGAGAAGGTTCCCTAGAAGTGAGAATTTTGAAAATCCTGATCTTTATCATTATGCTCTCTTCTCTGACAATGTCCTGGCTGCATCAGTAGTTGTCAACTCAACCATCATGAATGCCAAG GATCCTTCCAAGCATGTGTTCCATCTTGTTACTGATAAGCTTAACTTTGGAGCTATGAATATGTGGTTTCTATTGAACCCTCCTGGAAAAGCCACTATCCATGTTGAAAATGTTGATGAATTCAAGTGGCTTAACTCATCCTATTGTCCAGTTCTGCGGCAGCTTGAGTCTGCTGCAATGAAAGAGTATTACTTTAAGGCAAATCATCCAACCTCGCTTTCATCCGGTTCTTCAAACTTGAAGTATCGGAACCCAAAGTATCTTTCAATGCTGAACCACCTGAGGTTCTACCTTCCACAGGTCTATCCCAAGTTAGATAAGATCCTGTTTCTCGATGATGACATTGTTGTTCAGAAAGATTTAACTGGATTATGGTCAGTAAAtctgaatggaaaagtgaatgggGCAGTGGAAACCTGTGGTGAAAGCTTCCATCGGTTTGACAAGTACCTAAACTTCTCAAATCCTCATATTGCAAGAAACTTTGATCCAAATGCTTGTGGGTGGGCATATGGGATGAATATTTTTGATCTTAAGGAATGGAAAAAGAGGGATATCACTGGCATATATCACAAGTGGCAAAACATG AATGAAGATAGGgtactttggaagcttggaacatTGCCTCCAGGCCTGATTACATTTTATGGTCTGACACATCCACTTGAGAAGTCATGGCATGTGCTTGGTTTGGGTTACAATCCAAGCGGTGATCGGTCAGATATTGAAAATGCAGCAGTTATCCACTATAACGGCAACATGAAGCCATGGTTGGAGATAGCAATGACAAAGTACCGGTCATACTGGACCAAATACATTAAGTATGATCATCCATACCTTCGAAGCTGCAATCTAAGTGAATGA